The Salvia miltiorrhiza cultivar Shanhuang (shh) chromosome 1, IMPLAD_Smil_shh, whole genome shotgun sequence genome has a window encoding:
- the LOC131019431 gene encoding uncharacterized protein LOC131019431: MDHILWSCDCVRPVWLEFLSWFQLTEAADAVDMHSFFVRAWCYKFSSQLDCYWRAGIITILWAIWTLRNSCIFDNKIFEQRRIIHFVRVAFKEMENSFNLGHMNNSWKDYTILRSIGVATRAAPPPDFIAVHWWPPVSPWIKVNTDGSAIGAPGNIAAGGVFRDNFSWVRGCFHYKGGVGFAFEAELLAVIKAIFIAHDRGWLHLWIESDSMYIVHLLEERSTAVPWRFIALWNKVLHLLPDFTLQISHIYRERNKAADIMANYSREEGWWPYAIEEIKVVVRLDMATHSHIRMR, from the coding sequence ATGGACCATATCTTATGGTCTTGTGACTGCGTTAGACCTGTTTGGCTGGAGTTCTTGAGTTGGTTTCAATTGACGGAGGCCGCTGATGCTGTTGATATGCATAGTTTTTTTGTTCGCGCCTGGTGTTATAAGTTCAGCTCTCAGCTGGATTGTTATTGGCGTGCTGGAATTATTACTATCTTATGGGCCATTTGGACTCTGAGGAACTCTTGCATCTTTGATAACAAGATTTTTGAACAAAGGCGGATCATCCATTTTGTCAGAGTTGCTTTTAAAGAGATGGAGAATAGCTTTAATCTTGGTCATATGAATAATTCTTGGAAAGATTATACTATTCTCAGATCGATTGGAGTTGCTACTCGTGCTGCTCCTCCTCCGGACTTCATTGCTGTGCACTGGTGGCCTCCGGTGTCtccttggattaaagttaacacGGACGGCTCTGCGATCGGAGCCCCGGGTAATATTGCGGCTGGTGGTGTCTTCCGTGATAACTTTAGTTGGGTTCGTGGTTGTTTTCATTACAAGGGAGGAGTTGGCTTTGCTTTTGAAGCAGAGCTCCTTGCGGTTATCAAAGCCATTTTCATTGCTCATGATCGGGGTTGGCTTCATTTATGGATTGAGTCTGATTCTATGTATATCGTTCATTTGCTTGAGGAGCGATCGACCGCGGTGCCTTGGCGTTTCATCGCTCTTTGGAATAAGGTGCTTCATCTCCTTCCTGATTTTACTCTTCAGATTTCCCACAtttatagagagagaaataaagctGCAGATATTATGGCCAACTATAGTAGAGAAGAAGGCTGGTGGCCGTATGCTATTGAGGAGATTAAAGTTGTCGTGCGTCTTGATATGGCTACTCATAGTCATATTCGTATGCGCTGA
- the LOC131006588 gene encoding ferritin-3, chloroplastic-like, producing MLLTTAYSLLQPLAPRLLHGGGDLSLRSRKAGCLVMNASSEANKPAIMNEVFEPFEEVKKELLLVPTVPHASLARHVYSDPCEAAINAQINVEYNVSYVYHAMYAYFDRDNVALKGLAKFFKEASVEEREHAEKFMEYQNKRGGQVNLHGMMMPISDYDHIDKGDALYAMELALSLEKLTNEKLLNLHKVADENNDAQLADFVESEFLAEQVESIKKISEYVAQLRRVGTGHGVWNFDQMLLAGATAV from the exons ATGTTGCTCACAACGGCCTATTCACTGCTTCAGCCTCTCGCTCCTCGCCTCCTCCACGGCGGCGGAGATCTGTCTCTGCGGAGTCGGAAGGCTGGCTGTCTCGTCATGAACGCCTCCAGTGAAGCTAACAAACCGGCGATTATGAACGAGGTTTTCGAGCCGTTCGAGGAAGTGAAGAAGGAACTCCTTCTCGTCCCAACCGTTCCACACGCCTCCCTTGCTCGCCATGTCTACTCTGACCCCTGTGAAGCAGCCATCAACGCTCAGATCAA TGTGGAATATAATGTATCTTACGTGTATCACGCAATGTATGCCTACTTCGACAGAGACAATGTTGCTCTTAAGGGGCTTGCCAA GTTTTTCAAAGAAGCAAGTGTAGAAGAAAGGGAGCATGCTGAGAAGTTTATGGAATATCAG AATAAGAGAGGTGGACAAGTTAACTTGCACGGGATGATGATGCCGATATCTGACTATGATCACATCGACAAAGGAGATGCACTGTATG CAATGGAGCTCGCTTTATCTCTGGAAAAGTTGACAAATGAAAAGCTTCTGAATTTACACAAG GTGGCCGATGAGAACAACGATGCTCAGCTTGCTGATTTTGTGGAGAGTGAGTTTTTGGCGGAGCAG GTTGAGTCCATCAAGAAGATATCAGAATACGTTGCTCAGTTGAGAAGGGTTGGCACAGGCCATG GTGTTTGGAACTTTGATCAGATGCTTCTAGCTGGCGCTACAGCGGTTTGA